In Lycium ferocissimum isolate CSIRO_LF1 unplaced genomic scaffold, AGI_CSIRO_Lferr_CH_V1 ctg3678, whole genome shotgun sequence, a single genomic region encodes these proteins:
- the LOC132044130 gene encoding putative glutathione peroxidase 7, chloroplastic produces the protein MEVLFRARIVDKLLLIVELITFLAGFEILAFPCNQFGAQEPGSNPEIKQFACTRFKAEFPIFDKVDVNGPNTAPVYQFLKSSAGGFLGDLVKWNFEKFLVDKNGKVVERYPPTTSPFQIEKDIQKLLAA, from the exons GTTCTGTTTCGAGCTCGAATAGTGGACAAGTTATTGCTGATTGTTGAG TTGATCACATTCCTTGCAGGGTTTGAGATTCTTGCTTTTCCATGTAATCAGTTTGGGGCTCAAGAGCCAGGATCAAATCCAGAGATTAAACAGTTTGCTTGCACACGGTTTAAAGCTGAATTCCCAATTTTTGACAAG GTTGACGTGAATGGCCCAAACACGGCACCTGTTTATCAGTTCCTAAAATCTAGTGCAGGAGGATTTTTAGGTGATCTGGTTAAGTGGAACTTTGAGAAGTTTCTTGTGGACAAAAATGGTAAAGTTGTTGAGAGGTATCCACCAACAACGTCGCCTTTCCAAATAGAG AAGGATATTCAGAAACTTTTGGCAGCATAA